From the genome of Vicia villosa cultivar HV-30 ecotype Madison, WI linkage group LG2, Vvil1.0, whole genome shotgun sequence, one region includes:
- the LOC131654052 gene encoding protein TOO MANY MOUTHS encodes MKTRINSNFPLLCFTILLFWSHLVISYTVEISDSNSSTVPSSSTPLIDGISTKQDTAKTDRREQQAVYNIMKATGNNWATDIPDVCRGRWHGIECMPDKDNVFHIVSLSFGALSDDTAFPTCDPTRSTISPSILNLPHLKTLFFYRCFSYNPHPIPSFLGQLGSSLQTLVLRENGHVGPIPNELGNLTRLKVLDLHKNNLNGSIPVSLNRLTGLRSLDLSVNRFTGFIPELTLPNLNVLDLNQNRLIGPIPSTISECHSLIKLDFSRNRLSGPIPDKLKGLDDLMLMDLSFNRIQGPFPTSLKGLSSLQALILKGNPMDSTIVPNDGFDGMDGLMILIMSNTNLHGPIPESLGKLPNLRVLHLDGNHFNGSIPKNFRNLKNLSELRLNDNGLIGPVPFEREMIWRMKRKLELNNNLGLCYDASSGLGDSMDSDFGIGLCESSSPGLVRTVQHVSDMKSPAHDASISSSKSALTSPLGLTTFAIFITLIFL; translated from the coding sequence ATGAAGACTCGTATCAATTCAAATTTTCCCTTATTATGTTTCACTATATTGTTGTTTTGGTCTCATTTAGTAATCTCTTACACGGTTGAGATTTCAGATTCTAATAGCTCCACCGTGCCTTCTAGTTCCACACCACTAATTGATGGCATTTCCACCAAACAAGACACTGCCAAAACCGATCGTCGCGAACAACAAGCAGTTTATAATATtatgaaggcaacaggcaacaattggGCCACCGACATTCCCGATGTTTGTCGTGGTCGGTGGCACGGAATCGAATGCATGCCCGACAAGGACAATGTTTTCCACATTGTCTCCCTCTCCTTTGGTGCTCTCTCCGATGATACCGCATTTCCCACGTGTGATCCCACACGTTCCACTATATCACCCTCTATCTTGAACCTCCCTCATCTCAAGACTCTTTTCTTTTACCGTTGTTTTAGTTATAATCCTCATCCTATACCATCTTTTTTGGGCCAATTGGGCTCATCATTGCAAACACTTGTTCTTAGGGAAAATGGACATGTAGGCCCAATTCCTAATGAGTTGGGTAATCTTACTCGTCTTAAAGTTCTTGATCTTCATAAAAATAATCTCAATGGTTCAATACCGGTTTCATTGAACCGGTTAACCGGTTTAAGATCGTTGGATTTGAGTGTTAATCGGTTCACTGGTTTCATACCCGAACTGACTTTACCAAATTTAAATGTATTGGACCTGAACCAGAATCGTTTAATAGGCCCAATCCCTTCCACTATTTCGGAGTGTCACTCTTTAATTAAACTTGATTTCAGTCGCAATAGGCTCTCGGGCCCAATACCGGATAAACTAAAAGGCCTAGATGATCTTATGCTTATGGATTTGAGCTTCAACCGTATTCAAGGCCCATTTCCAACATCACTAAAAGGCTTGAGCTCACTACAGGCCTTAATTCTCAAAGGAAACCCAATGGACTCAACAATAGTACCCAACGACGGATTCGACGGTATGGACGGTTTAATGATCTTAATTATGTCGAATACGAATTTGCACGGCCCGATCCCGGAATCATTGGGTAAATTACCCAACCTCCGCGTGCTTCATCTCGACGGGAACCACTTCAACGGGTCGATTCCGAAAAACTTTCGAAATTTAAAAAACTTGAGTGAGCTTAGGCTGAATGATAATGGGCTAATTGGGCCGGTTCCATTTGAAAGAGAAATGATTTGGAGAATGAAAAGGAAGCTAGAGTTAAACAACAATTTAGGGCTTTGTTATGATGCAAGTAGTGGGCTTGGTGATAGTATGGACTCTGATTTTGGTATTGGTTTGTGTGAGAGTTCAAGCCCGGGTTTGGTTAGGACAGTGCAACATGTTTCAGACATGAAAAGTCCAGCCCATGATGCTTCAATCTCATCATCAAAATCTGCACTTACAAGCCCATTGGGCCTAACTACTTTTGCTATCTTTATTACTTTAATTTTCTTGTAA